A single Lactuca sativa cultivar Salinas chromosome 8, Lsat_Salinas_v11, whole genome shotgun sequence DNA region contains:
- the LOC111907625 gene encoding protein ROOT HAIR DEFECTIVE 3: MESAASCCSTHLIDGDGTFNAAGLEKFMKEVKLSECGLSYAIVSIMGPQSSGKSTLLNHLFHTNFLEMDAFKGRSQTTKGIWMARCTGIEPCTVVMDLEGTDGRERGEDDTAFEKQSALFALAVSDIVLINMWCHDIGREHAANKPLLKTVFQVMTRLFSPRKTTLIFVIRDKTRTPLENLEPVLREDIQKIWDSVPKPEVHKETPLKTFFNIEVVALSSFEEKEELFKEQVGNLRKRFYQSIAPGGLAGDRQGVVPASGFSFSAEQIWKIIKENRDLDLPAHKVMVATVRCEEIATEKHSAFAENKEWCELENTVKTQFEPHFGNKISSLLDIYLAGYDNEAGFFDEGVRNCKRKQLEEKLLQLVEPAYQSTMHHVRSETLEKFIKAFEDALNKGQGFKVAAHDCTISSMKSFDEQSKGVIIKQADWDSSKARVKLSHDIDSHIADVKTAKISDLTALYESKVKTTLYGPVEALLEGAADDTWHAIRKLLRNESETAMFEFSDALSGLEMEESAKKNLLSRLENYAVEVVEGKTKEEAAKVLNRMKERFTTIFNHDNDLMPRVWTGKEDIRAINKTARTSSLKLLSVLAAIRLEDYGDKIQGILLVALADPAQASDKNSNVQDPLATCKWEKIPADKTLITPVQCKSLWTQFQKETEYAVSQAISAQKANKQNNNWMPPPWAILALFVLGFNEFITLLRNPLYLILIFITFLLIKALWVQLDIASEFQHGVFHGFLSLSTKLIPTILNLIRKLSDAGQRQPPPR, translated from the exons ATGG AATCAGCTGCCTCCTGTTGTTCTACCCACCTGATAGATGGAGATGGTACTTTTAATGCAGCTGGACTCGAGAAATTTATGAAGGAAGTAAAACTTTCTGAATGTGGACTTTCGTATGCAATTGTTTCCATCATGGGCCCACAAAGTAGTG GGAAAAGCACACTTCTAAATCATCTGTTCCATACCAACTTCCTGGAAATGGATGCTTTCAAGGGAAG GTCTCAAACCACCAAAGGTATTTGGATGGCAAGATGCACCGGTATCGAACCTTGCACTGTTGTCATGGATCTTGAGGGTACTGATGGAAGAGAAAGAGGAGAG gATGACACTGCATTTGAAAAACAAAGTGCACTTTTTGCACTTGCTGTTTCAGACATAGTGCTTATTAACAT GTGGTGTCATGATATTGGTCGTGAGCATGCTGCAAACAAACCTCTGCTAAAAACTGTATTCCAG GTGATGACACGATTATTTAGTCCACGGAAAACAACATTGATTTTTGTCATACGTGACAAAACAAGA ACACCTCTGGAAAATTTAGAGCCTGTATTGAGGGAAGATATCCAAAAG ATATGGGATTCTGTACCTAAGCCAGAAGTCCACAAGGAAACACCACTAAAAACATTTTTTAAT ATAGAAGTTGTTGCTCTTTCTAGTTTTGAAGAGAAGGAAGAACTATTCAAAGAGCAG gTGGGAAACCTTAGAAAAAGATTCTATCAATCTATTGCACCGGGAGGGCTTGCAGGTGACAGACAAGGAGTTGTTCCTGCTTCAGGTTTTTCTTTTAGTGCTGAACAAATTTGGAAAATTATCAAGGAAAATAGGGATCTTGACCTTCCTGCTCACAAG GTTATGGTGGCCACTGTACGTTGTGAAGAAATTGCTACTGAGAAGCACTCCGCGTTTGCTGAAAACAAG GAGTGGTGTGAGCTAGAGAACACCGTAAAGACTCAATTTGAGCCCCACTTCGGGAATAAGATTAGTTCACTACTTGACATTTACCTTGCAGG TTATGACAATGAGGCTGGGTTTTTCGACGAAGGTGTTAGGAATTGTAAGCGAAAACAATTGGAAGAGAAATTGTTGCAG CTTGTTGAACCGGCCTACCAATCAACAATGCATCACGTAAGGTCCGAGACACTGGAAAAATTCATAAAAGCATTTGAAGATGCTTTGAATAAAGGACAAGGGTTTAAAGTTGCTGCCCATGATTGCACAATCTCATCAATGAAATCATTTGATGAACAAAgcaaag GTGTGATCATTAAGCAAGCTGATTGGGACTCCTCTAAAGCAAGGGTTAAACTTTCTCATGATATCGATTCACATATTGCTGATGTAAAGACTGCTAAGATTTCTGATCTTACTGCATTGTATGAG TCAAAAGTAAAGACAACATTATATGGACCTGTGGAAGCTCTTCTAGAAGGGGCTGCTGATGACACGTGGCATGCAATCAGGAAGCTTCTTAGAAACGAGAGCGAGACAGCTATGTTTGAGTTTTCTGATGCACTTTCTGGTTTAGAAATGGAAGAATCCGCCAAGAAAAATCTACTTTCAAGACTGGAGAATTATGCAGTAGAAGTAGTTGAAGGGAAGACCAAAGAAGAAGCTGCTAAAGTTCTAAACCGCATGAAAGAGAG GTTTACAACCATATTCAACCATGATAATGATCTAATGCCACGTGTTTGGACCGGAAAAGAAGATATTCGTGCCATCAATAAAACTGCTCGCACTTCT TCTTTGAAGTTACTATCTGTGTTAGCGGCAATTCGTTTGGAGGATTATGGTGATAAAATTCAGGGTATACTACTTGTGGCTTTAGCGGACCCCGCCCAAGCGTCTGATAAAAACTCCAATGTGCAAGACCCTTTGGCAACATGCAAATGGGAAAAG ATTCCAGCAGACAAGACATTGATAACTCCTGTCCAGTGTAAATCTTTGTGGACCCAATTTCAAAAGGAGACAGAGTATGCAGTCAGTCAAGCTATTTCTGCCCAG aaaGCTAACAAGCAAAATAACAACTGGATGCCGCCTCCATGGGCTATTCTTGCCTTATTTGTGTTGGGATTCAATGAATTCATAACTCTTTTAAG gaaTCCATTGTACCTGATCTTAATTTTCATCACCTTTCTGCTTATAAAAGCCTTATGGGTTCAACTGGACATAGCTTCCGAATTCCAACACGGCGTG TTTCACGGGTTTCTCTCGTTGTCCACAAAGCTTATTCCAACCATCTT
- the LOC128127845 gene encoding uncharacterized protein LOC128127845, whose translation MVTFGAHLKKNGWGGTRLVYLGISLEETRDIPVSFPHVASSTLREQDAAATTHGTHASTATSVFFFFRPNEVVACCVADEHHLFAVAGDVREAGRATKTGDFSCVVTMWVLRDLEVLGTATTIGNGGRRRCCCFSGAPAAAVGHQGVAGVALRPHSRCVCVFF comes from the exons ATGGTAACTTTTGGAGCTCATTTGAAAAAGAACGGATGGGGAGGGACCAGACTTGTATATTTGGGCATAAGCTTGGAAGAGACACGGGATATACCCGTATCCTTTCCCCACGTCGCATCTTCAACCCTAAGAGAACAAGATGCAGCCGCCACTACCCATGGAACGCACGCATCGACCGCCACCtctgtcttcttcttctttcgaCCAAACGAGGTCGTCGCCTGCTGCGTCGCCGACGAGCACCACCTCTTTGCTGTTGCTGGTGACGTAAGGGAAGCCGGAAGAGCCACCAAGACCGGCGACTTCAGCTGCGTCGTCACTATGTGGGTTCTACGCGACCTGGAGGTTCTTG GGACCGCCACCACCATTGGGAATGGTGGCCGCCGCCGCTGCTGTTGCTTTTCTGGTGCTCCTGCCGCCGCCGTAGGCCACCAAGGGGTGGCTGGAGTTGCTTTGCGACCTCATagcaggtgtgtgtgtgtgtttttttaa